The sequence TGGGTAAGGAGAAGTTGAAGGGGTTGTCGTCGACCCAGAAGCCGGTGGAGGTGGTCATGACGGCACGGTAGCACAAGATTTGCCTCGTCCCGCTATTCGTGCCACCCAAGAATAGTTGCTCGTCATTGGGCAAGGCCATCTTCCTCAGGGCACGGAGACACCGGGATAGATGCaggaagggagggagggagagagagagagatgtgcagAGGGAAGCAGGGAAGGAGAAGGGCAACGATCGAGAGAGTGAGAGGAGGAAAGGCTAACAGGTGGTGGAGAAATGGCCCGATCAATCTGATGACGTTCCTTGTTTCACGATGGAGTTCAAATTGCAACAGTTGACCGACGACATCGAGCTATTCCCGTGCCGCCGGAAACTAATTCGGTAGGGTGAGACCGAACATAGTGTCATTTGATTGGATCAAGTTCGACCAATTTTGTTCTAACCaacataaatttcaaaattttatggaGTGCAAATGATATCACCCAATTCTTTTCCGAACCTCTGATGAGAACAAACCAATGTGACAAAAAATGATCACTGTCCTCAATGATTAAAAGTGTTGAGGAGTTGGAGATATATCACTCTAGCTATAGCATAAACGAACAAAATTACAATTTAAGACACcaataattattaatataaactataatttgtaaaaaaaaaattgataaaattttcTCCAAGATAAACTATACTCAGCCTGTAAATTCATCTTAAGTTTCAACATTAAATCATCAACTGCTCAATACATAGTCCATGACATAATGGTGGTCGCCaatcaaataattatttataGCTAAACCATTTTATTtcgtaataaaatattataagaacTCAAAACTAAATgtattcaaaattttaatttgaaatagaATCATTTAAggattataattaaatattttatgtctatgattttaaaatattacataaataaaactataaaaagTGTATGCTTACTGATTTATCACTCATCATCGTAGGCCCTATTCTATTACTAATAATCCATCCAAACGACGGGTTGAgatttatttgattaattttaCTTATCAAACAAGTCATTTATTTGATTGATGTAAGTTTTGAGGTATTATGAGTATATTTTAGATCATTCTTATGAAGCTTGTTGTACATTGGttgttttaaataattatttcaaaaaatatactcttgatctttattaaaaaaaaaactccttTGAATATAATTTGAATAGTAATTTATTTATCATCGATGTCCCCATAAgataaagaagaggaggaaaagaaagaagaagagacaaAAGAGGGGGAATAGGGTTGATCGATTTAGTGAATCGATTCAGAAAAATAATGATTTGACCACAAggataaaatcaaaatttattagaaaaaaattattcctatgtaATTTTTCAATAGAGCAGCATAAGATAAAAATCAAATAACATGATCTTTTTTCCCCTTATGGACGTGGACTCCAAAAATACGTCTATTAAATTGTTATATATGAATAGAATTGAattcttagtaaaaaaaaaaaaaagaagtggtAGGCACATTTAGTTTCATATTTATTGAGAGGAGGGGAACTTATATCTTATAAACATCAAAATCTATCATATGCACCTCTCAGGATCCACCTTAAGGGAACAAAATTGTATGTGCTCACCGAACATTCTTGTTGAACCCTTGAAGTCTCTTTTGGGAGCACATATAACCATGTTTAAGATGTTATATCGAGTAGGATATGATATAATTCAAATTTCAAAGATAAAATGGATCTATAATCATTAACAATCGCAACAAATTAATGATCAATTATTAATTTAGTATAAAAAAAACTTGTACTTAGTAGTGATATTGGGATAATAACAAAAATGAAATCTATTTATTATATGACCAATCGTCTAGTGTCGTACAATAGATACCCTGACATCTTATCATCACGTGATTGATGGTTCAGCATCACATTAACGACATCTAACGTTACATAGCCAATGATCTAACATTATGCAATAAATACTCTATCATTCTTCAAACGTTACAATTACATCCATTTACACTATATGTTCAAGACAATCTCAAAAGGACCAAGAAAAAGATGTGTAACAATCCCAACATTGATTGAAGTCTTCAAATAAAACAATTTTGAAgcccctctctctccctctctctctctctctctctctctctctctctcactctcatacTCCAATTCTAAAATATTTAGCTCGAAATAACTAGAGTAACTTACCTATAAAGGGATCTTATCGGGAATAAGTACGGAATAAAATTCCAAACCAAATGTATACGGATGTATTAAGATAAATCTATTATGATTGATCTAAGTttaaacattttagataataattCAACTTGACAAGTCCGTACTCCATCGAGCTAGTTCGTGAACAACTCAGTTTAATGGCTGATTTGATATAACGTCGGCATTGCCAACGGATTAAAGAATCTGAAGTGATACTTCTGATGCCAGAAGTTATTTGTCTGCTTGAGCAACACCACAAGGCATGATAATAGACTAATGTTCTGCACTTGTCTGTCCACATCAGTCTTGTGTTCAACAGTTGAAGAAGAAACATTCGTTCAATTTCACGAGCTGATTTCACCCAAACAAATCCCACTCAGTCACGGATAGCCTTTTGCTATCACATAATGATAACAAGTTCGCAACACACATCAAGTTCACAACAGGAGATCAAGGGTACAAAAATTGTCAACTTTCTCCGCCACGTCCCGTTCTCATTCTTACACACGGTTACACGACAGCGTATTGAACTCTTCACAGCTTGGTTTGCAAAGGAGACATCCATAAAGTGTAGTCTTATAAGGCGATAACATGGAGCTTCGACTCCAACTAAACATAGATCTCAGTGTAACAATATTACCTTACCAAACCGAGCTTCGAATTCTAGGAAAGTTAGCGCTTGTTGTTGACCTGACTGGCCGCTCTATCGTTGGAAGTGTCCATACCATGGCACTGCTGCTCTTCCCACTGCCTACATAGTAGTCGAGAGAATAGGATTCAATGACAAACAAAAAAGTTAAATATGATAACAGATAAAATTTTtccaactatatgagaaaatcttagaaaatcctctattctattgagaaaaatcctccctcttaatctatataaataggtataaataggagagagacatgttaatgtattcaagttaaaacttcttcaataattttttttatcttctattttttCCAATAAAATAGCAACAACACGATcaatacaaaagaagaaattacaaaaagaaaggaatgaaaaagagaaaaaatgtcATGATCACATAATCTGGAAGACACCTCAACTTCTTGAAAACTTGATCTGGTTATTAGATCACATGAAAGCCAAGCTACCACCTTATTCGAGCAAATCATGTTCAGTTAAAGAAAAAACAACGGAGAGAGAAGTCACTTAGACCGACCATAGCTTGTTCAAATCCAAATTTCGTGACAGGGGATCTGATTGCACAAAGAGAATGTTAAGAGATGTAAGATTCAAGAAAGACTGCCGCTAGGAAAAATCAAGGTAGACCCTCTAAAGGAGAACATCATTGTACAATGAAAAGATTCTGTACAACGCCACAAAAGACGATAATAACAAAGATTTACCACTTCAAATACAGAGAAAGCTTGATGTCTTAAGTACGAAAGGGGTAAAGGGAACCAGAATGAGGGTCCAGAAACATAATGAACATTCATAGATTGAACCGTCCTAGCATTTATTTTCACAATCATGATCCATGGAATAAACAGTGGAAATTCACGTCTAGGACTATAACCACGCAATGACAATCATGAAAAACACTTTGCTAATTCCTTGTTCCGAGACTAAACTTCCAATATCAAGCTTAACAGATGGCACAAATGAGATACAGTAACAAATATGATAGTCTCAAAGTAATCCATGAGCATGTACATACTAGCGTTAAGCCTACCATGTCCAGAGTTCCATCGAGGCAAGTTGTGTTGAGCACTCTCCTGCCAAGCTTCCTCAAAGGCTGGTAGTTCATCTGAGGAAAAGCAAATTGCGAATAAGATGTAACATACAAAACAGAAGAGAGAAGACAATCACCCAGTGGTGCTGGATGAACCTTCATCGAGGTTATGGAATGTCTGCAACATGTCCACCCTCCCATCCAAACTCAGTTTTCTTGTTACCGTGTAGCCCTGCAAAACCGATACCACCACTGAGTTTAGTGATAATGATCACATAAGCACTTCTTTGAACAAACAACACACGATCAGGAGCACAACAAGGCTTGTAAGAATACACACTTTATGACCGATTCCACGGGATATCCTGTGAATCGCTTTACCAGTAGTAGCATCAGCTTCCTTGCTCTCTTCCGCAATTACCTGTCAAAGAATTAGGCAGGGGTGAGTTTGGCTTATGAACAACTAAACCAAAGCCTCCACTACCACGCACTGACTGCAACTCAAAAAGTCTGCAGATTTACATTGAAAACATGATTTACTTACTCCATCACCACCGGTTCTCCTGACTGTAGATGAAGCATAATACGCTCCGTTTGGACCACCATAAGTCACAGATAAGCTGCGAAAAGCATAGCTACCACCCTGTGGCAGCATTGTTTTTGAACGGCTGAAGTCATTCCTGAGGTGATTGTGTCTGCTTTTGTTCCCTGTGTATACAGAATGAAGTGAGAAGCTGTTCCATCGACTGCTATACCAACTTAAGATGCCAAAAGGAGGATTCAATTAACGCAGCAAGAAACTAATAGAGAAAAATACCTTCTGCTGCTTCGTCGGGATCCTGAACATAGGGTTGTTTCTGTTTCCTCGACCTAGAAGGTCTTCGGACGCTCTTCCCCTTCACCTTATCCGCGTTCTCTCCCTGGTCTTCACCATCAGAAGATAGCTCCTCAATGATTGGCCGTGTTGATTTACTTGCTGGGGGAGGCTGATCCAGAAATCCGGGATCGCTCCTCTCTCTGAAAGGGCTTACTTGATGAGCAAACCTGCTACCACCGGGAACGAAGCTTGGTCCGTCCCCAAATGACCGACTGAAGAAAGCGTCATCGAAAGTACTCCTACGGCCAAAGAAGCCAGACCTCAAGCTCCCCGGTCTTCCGAGGACACTAAGCCCGGCAAATGAGTCACCGATACCAAAGAAATCATCTACATCAAGTCTTCTCCTCTGCATTTCCGCAGTGCAACTCCTGCaaataagaaaaatacattacatacatctCAAAAAAACAGATATTAGTCATTCAGAACACGTCCAAAAGCAAAACTTGGCGACGGTTTCGTAGttttcagaaagaaaaaaaagttactTTTCGTGATCACCAAACAGCAATCACACGAAACAGATCGATTGAATGATTTG comes from Musa acuminata AAA Group cultivar baxijiao chromosome BXJ3-3, Cavendish_Baxijiao_AAA, whole genome shotgun sequence and encodes:
- the LOC103978110 gene encoding uncharacterized protein LOC103978110 isoform X2 encodes the protein MQRRRLDVDDFFGIGDSFAGLSVLGRPGSLRERSDPGFLDQPPPASKSTRPIIEELSSDGEDQGENADKVKGKSVRRPSRSRKQKQPYVQDPDEAAEGNKSRHNHLRNDFSRSKTMLPQGGSYAFRSLSVTYGGPNGAYYASSTVRRTGGDGVIAEESKEADATTGKAIHRISRGIGHKGYTVTRKLSLDGRVDMLQTFHNLDEDELPAFEEAWQESAQHNLPRWNSGHGSGKSSSAMVWTLPTIERPVRSTTSANFPRIRSSVW
- the LOC103978110 gene encoding uncharacterized protein LOC103978110 isoform X1, giving the protein MQRRRLDVDDFFGIGDSFAGLSVLGRPGSLRSGFFGRRSTFDDAFFSRSFGDGPSFVPGGSRFAHQVSPFRERSDPGFLDQPPPASKSTRPIIEELSSDGEDQGENADKVKGKSVRRPSRSRKQKQPYVQDPDEAAEGNKSRHNHLRNDFSRSKTMLPQGGSYAFRSLSVTYGGPNGAYYASSTVRRTGGDGVIAEESKEADATTGKAIHRISRGIGHKGYTVTRKLSLDGRVDMLQTFHNLDEDELPAFEEAWQESAQHNLPRWNSGHGSGKSSSAMVWTLPTIERPVRSTTSANFPRIRSSVW